The Persephonella atlantica genome includes a window with the following:
- a CDS encoding L7Ae/L30e/S12e/Gadd45 family ribosomal protein — translation MVNLPKEQIEKQLERQIINLLQLAWRGRIIKIGYDEAEKALKKGKKGFLIIAEDIAERTKRNILRVGNVEYFQLFNKLLLGSFIGKQEVGIIFVPETKFGLKLKSLIAQYTELKRR, via the coding sequence ATGGTGAACCTTCCAAAGGAGCAGATAGAAAAACAGCTTGAAAGGCAGATTATAAACCTGCTCCAGTTGGCCTGGAGAGGAAGGATTATAAAGATAGGCTATGATGAGGCAGAAAAGGCTCTAAAAAAAGGGAAAAAAGGTTTTTTAATTATTGCAGAGGATATAGCAGAAAGGACAAAAAGGAATATTTTAAGGGTGGGAAATGTTGAATATTTTCAGTTATTTAATAAATTACTGCTGGGAAGTTTTATAGGAAAACAAGAGGTGGGGATAATATTTGTCCCTGAAACAAAATTTGGTTTAAAATTAAAAAGTTTAATAGCTCAATACACTGAGCTAAAAAGGAGGTAA
- the infB gene encoding translation initiation factor IF-2, whose protein sequence is MSKVKISDLAKEFGMTWKQLAEEIHNLTGETIKSPSTKVDEEVVSLLRDVLGDSAVVVEEETKEEKEEKKGIKLWDLAHDMKVSIDELKEGLKALGYEGNVDSFTVIDESVVEKLKQYVSEREKREEEKRKEEERLRKEREKAKEQKRKEIEEKKEFKAKLEERPVEKKKEKPRVKEEKKEAEKVKPVKEEKRVKKKVERVEKKEEKKPAVEEKEEKKEKLPEKEQIRLSKEEKAELEALKKLMGTQPKKKKKKKKKEKEEVKKVEKVAKEEEVKIAIIPEVITVRELADLLGLSVNQVMADLLQKGILATVNQTIDPEVALQIAEEHGFLAEIQKEGEELSIIEELPEEEKAKLLQEEEEGELIERPPVVTVMGHVDHGKTTLLDTIRKTDVAAREKGGITQHIGAYKIKLPNGKEITFLDTPGHEAFTTLRARGSKVADIAVLVVAADDGVKPQTVEAINHAKNAEVPIIVAINKIDKPGADPERVKRELSQYGLIPEEWGGDTIMVPVSAKTGQNVEELLENILLVAEILDLKANPKKPAVGTVIESKLDPKKGPVATVLIENGTLHQGDYFVAGYTWGKVRAMFDERGNQLKEAGPGTPVEILGFNEVPQAGDKFIVKKTEREARQLAEQRKRKREEEILAKKARIHFENLAGEKEINIIVKADVQGSLEAITKSLEELSEKFEDVSINVIHSGVGAVTESDVMLAAASNAIILGFNVRPDAAARKAAEEEHVDIKIYSIIYDLIEDMEKALKGMLEPVEREQFLGTCEVKQIFRIKGVGTVAGCIVTEGVIKRNAKARLVRDGVVIYDGEISSLKRFKEDVKEVSKGYECGLMLKDFNDVKPGDIIESYQIVQEKQE, encoded by the coding sequence TTGTCAAAGGTTAAGATTTCTGACCTTGCTAAAGAGTTTGGAATGACATGGAAACAGCTTGCTGAAGAGATACATAATCTTACAGGGGAAACTATAAAATCTCCATCCACTAAAGTAGATGAGGAAGTTGTATCCCTCCTGAGAGATGTTTTAGGTGATTCGGCAGTTGTTGTTGAGGAAGAAACAAAGGAGGAAAAAGAAGAGAAAAAGGGAATAAAGCTGTGGGATCTTGCCCATGATATGAAGGTTTCTATAGATGAGTTGAAGGAAGGTTTAAAAGCCCTTGGTTATGAAGGAAATGTTGATAGCTTTACAGTTATTGATGAATCTGTAGTGGAAAAACTGAAGCAGTATGTATCTGAAAGGGAAAAGAGAGAAGAAGAAAAAAGGAAAGAAGAAGAGAGATTAAGAAAAGAGAGAGAGAAAGCAAAGGAACAGAAAAGAAAAGAGATAGAAGAGAAAAAAGAGTTTAAAGCAAAGTTAGAAGAAAGACCTGTGGAGAAAAAGAAAGAAAAACCCAGAGTAAAAGAGGAGAAAAAGGAAGCAGAAAAAGTAAAGCCTGTAAAAGAGGAGAAAAGAGTTAAGAAAAAGGTGGAAAGAGTAGAGAAAAAAGAGGAGAAGAAACCTGCAGTTGAGGAAAAAGAGGAGAAAAAAGAAAAACTCCCAGAAAAAGAACAGATAAGACTGAGCAAAGAAGAAAAAGCGGAGCTTGAAGCACTGAAAAAGCTGATGGGAACCCAGCCAAAGAAAAAGAAGAAGAAAAAGAAAAAAGAGAAAGAAGAAGTCAAAAAGGTAGAAAAGGTAGCAAAAGAAGAAGAAGTCAAAATCGCTATAATACCTGAAGTTATAACAGTAAGAGAACTTGCAGACCTTTTAGGTCTGTCTGTAAATCAAGTGATGGCAGATCTGCTGCAAAAGGGAATTCTCGCAACAGTTAACCAGACCATAGACCCTGAGGTTGCCCTTCAGATAGCAGAAGAACACGGATTTTTAGCAGAGATACAGAAGGAAGGAGAAGAGTTAAGTATTATTGAAGAACTGCCAGAAGAAGAAAAGGCAAAACTACTTCAAGAAGAGGAAGAAGGAGAGCTGATAGAAAGGCCACCGGTAGTAACAGTTATGGGACACGTTGACCACGGTAAAACAACCCTTTTAGACACTATCAGAAAAACGGACGTCGCAGCAAGAGAGAAGGGAGGAATAACACAGCATATAGGTGCTTATAAGATAAAGCTTCCAAATGGTAAGGAAATCACATTTTTAGACACTCCCGGGCACGAAGCATTTACGACGCTTAGAGCAAGAGGTTCAAAAGTCGCTGACATAGCCGTGTTGGTTGTTGCTGCAGATGACGGAGTCAAACCACAGACAGTTGAAGCAATAAATCACGCAAAGAACGCTGAGGTTCCTATCATCGTTGCAATAAACAAGATAGACAAACCGGGAGCAGATCCTGAAAGGGTAAAAAGGGAGCTATCCCAGTACGGTCTCATCCCTGAAGAGTGGGGAGGAGACACAATAATGGTTCCTGTATCAGCAAAAACAGGACAGAACGTGGAAGAGCTTCTGGAAAACATTTTGTTAGTAGCAGAGATACTTGACCTCAAGGCAAATCCGAAAAAGCCTGCAGTTGGAACAGTTATTGAGTCTAAATTAGACCCTAAAAAGGGACCTGTAGCAACAGTACTGATAGAAAACGGAACGCTTCATCAAGGAGACTACTTCGTTGCAGGATACACATGGGGAAAAGTAAGGGCAATGTTTGATGAGAGAGGCAATCAGCTGAAAGAAGCTGGACCGGGAACACCTGTGGAAATATTAGGCTTTAACGAAGTACCACAGGCAGGAGACAAATTTATCGTCAAAAAAACAGAAAGGGAAGCAAGGCAGTTAGCTGAGCAGAGAAAAAGGAAAAGAGAAGAAGAGATACTTGCAAAAAAAGCGAGAATTCATTTTGAAAACTTAGCAGGAGAGAAAGAGATAAACATTATAGTCAAAGCAGATGTTCAGGGTTCTCTAGAAGCTATCACAAAATCCCTTGAAGAGCTTTCTGAAAAGTTTGAGGACGTCAGTATAAACGTTATTCACAGCGGAGTAGGAGCAGTTACAGAGAGTGATGTTATGCTGGCAGCTGCATCAAACGCCATAATATTAGGATTTAACGTAAGACCTGATGCTGCAGCAAGGAAAGCAGCAGAAGAAGAACATGTTGATATCAAGATATACAGCATCATATACGACCTTATAGAAGATATGGAAAAAGCATTAAAAGGAATGCTTGAACCTGTTGAAAGAGAGCAGTTCCTTGGAACATGTGAGGTTAAACAGATATTCAGAATTAAAGGTGTTGGAACAGTGGCAGGATGTATCGTGACAGAAGGAGTTATCAAAAGAAACGCAAAGGCAAGGCTGGTTAGAGACGGAGTAGTAATATACGACGGTGAGATATCTTCACTGAAAAGGTTTAAAGAGGATGTCAAAGAGGTATCTAAAGGTTACGAATGTGGTCTGATGCTGAAAGACTTTAATGATGTAAAGCCAGGAGATATTATAGAATCTTACCAGATTGTTCAGGAGAAACAAGAATAA
- a CDS encoding 7-carboxy-7-deazaguanine synthase QueE, which produces MIKVVEIFRTVEGEGKWVGLPVSFIRLEGCNLRCEWCDTPYSYDGKSFKEITVDSLIEEVEKFGLKRVCITGGEPFLTPQLPELAEKLIKRGYTVLIETNGTLWNEDIKKIENKSLYITCSPKPPSYFIHPQLLPYITELKFVVDENLKIEHILNDRTVKIIKNDFVVLQPESNRKEMVEKALKIQEELLKKGWESRIIPQCHKILGLP; this is translated from the coding sequence ATGATAAAAGTTGTAGAGATATTCAGAACAGTTGAAGGGGAAGGCAAATGGGTTGGCCTTCCTGTTTCGTTTATCCGTCTGGAAGGGTGCAACCTTAGGTGCGAGTGGTGTGACACTCCATACTCTTACGACGGAAAAAGTTTTAAAGAGATAACAGTTGATAGTCTTATAGAAGAAGTAGAAAAGTTTGGTTTAAAGAGGGTGTGTATAACAGGAGGGGAACCTTTCCTCACACCCCAGCTCCCTGAACTTGCTGAAAAGCTGATAAAAAGAGGATATACAGTTCTCATTGAGACAAATGGAACCCTGTGGAATGAAGATATTAAGAAAATAGAGAATAAAAGCCTTTACATCACCTGCTCCCCAAAACCACCTTCCTACTTCATACACCCACAGCTTCTGCCTTACATAACAGAGCTAAAATTTGTTGTTGATGAAAATCTCAAAATAGAGCATATACTGAATGACAGGACAGTAAAAATAATAAAAAACGATTTTGTTGTTCTGCAGCCAGAGAGCAACAGGAAAGAGATGGTAGAAAAGGCGTTGAAAATACAGGAAGAGCTCCTAAAAAAAGGGTGGGAAAGCAGAATTATTCCCCAATGTCACAAAATACTGGGTCTGCCCTGA
- a CDS encoding class I SAM-dependent rRNA methyltransferase produces the protein MKKVVLKKTAEKKIKQLNQWFYRNEIKKCPLDIQKGEIVQVFTSSGQFVGTGYFNPLSKISLRMLSFKKEKDISSLIKRRIEEAFHRRKKLLKNTTAFRAVHSEGDLLPGLIVDYYDGYLSVQVNTAGMENLRDTVIDTLIEQINPKGIYDRSDQKVRTIEGLETHNRLIYGEVPDSIVINENSIHFTVFLKEGQKTGFYLDQRKNRQIVSQYVEKGFRVLDLFSNAGGFGIYCYKRGADYVKFVDVSSSAVKQLKENCKLNSIENFDIVQEDAFDFLKKETQRYNIIIIDPPSFAKTKHEREGALRGFKYLLLKGLKLLEKDGYIAVFSCSFHITMEDIINVSLSAAQDTGDILEIVEFMYQDLDHPVVLNMPNTLYLKGILMRKL, from the coding sequence ATGAAAAAGGTAGTGCTGAAGAAAACAGCAGAAAAAAAGATTAAACAGTTAAACCAGTGGTTTTACAGAAACGAGATTAAAAAGTGTCCCTTAGACATACAGAAAGGGGAGATTGTTCAGGTTTTCACTTCATCTGGACAGTTTGTGGGCACAGGATACTTCAATCCTTTAAGTAAAATATCCCTCAGGATGCTGTCGTTCAAAAAAGAAAAAGATATCAGCAGCCTCATAAAAAGGAGAATAGAAGAAGCTTTTCACAGGAGAAAAAAACTACTGAAGAACACAACAGCATTTAGAGCTGTTCATTCGGAGGGAGATTTGCTGCCTGGTCTTATCGTAGATTATTATGATGGATATCTTTCTGTTCAGGTTAACACAGCAGGAATGGAAAACCTCAGGGATACAGTGATTGATACACTCATTGAGCAGATTAATCCAAAAGGAATATACGACAGGTCAGACCAGAAAGTAAGAACGATAGAAGGCCTTGAAACACACAACCGGTTAATATACGGAGAAGTTCCAGACAGCATCGTTATAAATGAAAACAGCATACATTTTACAGTCTTTCTTAAAGAAGGGCAGAAAACAGGATTTTATCTTGACCAGAGGAAAAACAGGCAGATAGTCTCCCAGTATGTGGAAAAAGGCTTTAGAGTTCTTGACCTGTTTTCCAATGCTGGTGGATTTGGAATTTACTGCTATAAAAGAGGTGCAGATTACGTAAAGTTTGTTGATGTTTCCTCCAGTGCTGTGAAACAGCTAAAAGAAAACTGTAAGCTAAACAGTATAGAAAATTTTGATATAGTCCAGGAGGATGCGTTTGATTTTTTGAAAAAGGAAACTCAAAGATACAACATTATTATTATAGACCCACCTTCTTTTGCAAAAACAAAACACGAAAGAGAAGGAGCATTAAGAGGATTTAAATATCTGTTACTAAAAGGTCTAAAACTTCTTGAAAAAGATGGATACATAGCAGTATTTTCCTGCTCTTTTCATATAACAATGGAAGATATTATTAACGTTTCATTAAGTGCTGCACAGGATACAGGAGATATCCTTGAGATTGTGGAGTTTATGTATCAGGATTTAGACCACCCTGTAGTTTTGAACATGCCAAACACGCTGTATCTAAAAGGCATTTTAATGAGGAAGTTATGA